In Anopheles arabiensis isolate DONGOLA chromosome 2, AaraD3, whole genome shotgun sequence, the genomic window tgccgtcatcgtcatcgggAACGTTGTTCGGAACGTGCGCGCGTGAAGAGAGCGAGAATGggaaaaagagagcgaaatacggcggtttgttttgacagcttggctctctctcgctctcacccTGCCCACGAGGGGTTGGGTGGCTTTGTAGagtgagttttgttgttggtgttgttgttgctgcgccCAACATGCAACCATGTGTTTGATTCAAAacttctttcgctctctccgCTAGGTACCGCGTGGTGGTGTAGATAAGGTAAATAAGGGGAGAGAGAACGTGCGAGCTattacacgcacacgcacacagcggcggattttcgagcagtttccactCACCCCCGGCGAATGATTgatatctgtttttttttttttttttttgtggttaactgtcattatttattttatgcagTTTTGTTGCTTGCTTCTCCTTATGTTTTATGTGGATTGAATGATATAATGTGGTAAGGATGATTGTTCCATAGCTTtactaattttatttattttattttatttctttattcaaaattgtttttttttcttttaattttaaatgttcaaattaaagCATGTAAGAGGAGCGCACGTTACTTTTGAGAAGTAAAACGGTGTTATGAActtttataacattttaatttacatttttacaaaacaacactAAGAAAGCTTTCTTCTAAAGTGAGTTACacaaatttttaataattcatgtACAGTTGCaactatatttaaaaaaaaacatagttaCACCAACCCATCATCTTCCAGCCGAACATCTTTCCTAATTCAAATGTATCCAATTCTCACTGCCACCCGCTCCCGCGCAACAATCAAACAGAGAAGGGAGAGCGAGCAGCGTGCTCACCAACACGAGCGggttttcgagcagtttcggTTCCACAACATAGCAAACGTGTACGGCGTGCCGGTttctggtttgtttttgaagcACAGTCCCCTCCTCCCACCACAGCAGCAacccgtcatcatcatcgccatcatcatcgccatcattgCCGAGGCCGCGCTGGTacacagcggcagcagcagcaaaacacgcacacgggACTGCACACCAATCGAGAGAGCGGCCGCCGTAGCAGAATCGTTTGAAATGCCGTAGCGTACGGACGGTGCCCACGACACGAGCGACCGAGCGACCGATTTCTGCTGCCCGACAGCGACCAATGTTCCGCGCGCGCAATCGCAACTTCTCCCGCCCTTTACcacgtgtgcgtttgtgtgtgtatgtgtgtgtgtgccagtgtgtgtgtgtgtgcagtttctTAATTGTGCAGCAGGCGTCTCCGCGACAACAACGCTCGGTTTTAGTCTTCTCGTCATCCGCGTCACACACAACTCCCACGGCTGCACGCGGCGCGTAAGTGCAACACGGCAGCTTCCGCGCGCGCCGCAAGCTCCCTATTTGCGTAATCCCGGGTGTaagtgtgtgaatgtgtgtatgttttgtgcTTGTAAGCAGGCGTTGGAGAATTGTTGTGCTACCGGAAGTTGTCACAGTGGtacatggtgtgtgtgtgtgatgtgccTGTGAAGAATGTCGTTTGATCGTGGTGGGTTCGGTGGGTGGgttcttttttcccttttttcgtgAACGATCTCACAAGTGCCACAGACTCGGTGCAAACGCTGCACTGCACACACAACGACGGTGTGACGTTCTGGAACGAGCGGCATGGCAAGTGGCCGGGGCCGAGAGGTTCTTgtgtaataattattaaaacgtCATCAAGCGCAAGATGTTGTACGCTGACaaacacccctcccccccccccccccgctcggTAATGCTCGTCATTGCCACAGGTCTGTGGtctggcgtgtgtgtgtgtgtcggtgtgtgtgtgtgcacagtaAATGTGAAACCGTTTAAGTCTCGTTTCGCCAAGAACACAGTGACGGCGACGAGCTTGCGGTGTGTTTTGCTTGGACCGTTTTTTTCTATATAtgtattgctgctgctgctgctgcttgttgccGGTTTGAGAAATAGAGAGCAAATCTCCAGCCAGCACTGGCAGGCGAACAAGTTAATTTATCTTCTAGCGCTCTGGCGCACGGCGCAAACAGGTGCTTCCCCCGGCGTCTCCGATCGGGCCATAGTTTAATGAGCCAATCGTGAGCATATTGAGTGATTTGGAGCCAGTaatggagggttttttttttgtgtgtgtggaagagcATTTAAATAATACAACGTTTGCGACGTTGGGAAGGCAACGGCAAAGCAAAGTACTTGTTGATGGGGCGTCTGTTAGCATCATCAGCATTTGTTATAAAAAAGATTTTGAGAGTCTCTTTGTGAACTTGTGCACAAAATTGCATATAATATTCCCCACATTAGCCTACAACACCTTCAGTTGGGCCATTTTATTACATCTCACTTCCACAATTCTCAACGTGTATGGCGCTCGTATTCAAATTTATTCACACTTGACAATGATtcagagaaggaaaagaatgCCAGCAAGATAAAGAAAagggacaaaacaaaaaacaactccaaTTAAAAACACCTCAAGTACGCTCGGAAAGCCCACCGAGCATTAGCGCATTAACCGCATCTGGCGGGTTGTGTGACCGTGTGTTCTTGGCTGTGATTATTTGACGACGCAACCCGAGCAAAGAGGTTGAGACGCCCGGAACGACCGGAAAGAAAGCGTTAGAAAAATGAACGGGAAACGTAGAGGGAAGaaccacaaacaaaaccccctCGGACCGAAATACCAACAAAACGCGCAACAAACCGTAAGAAATCGAAAATAAGCAGCAAAACAGTCAGGCAATGGGCAAGGGCGAGTCGGAAACTGAACGAACTAAATCCGCACGCAGATGCGGAAACGAAGAATTAGGGAataaaacaaggaaaaaaaacaaccaacacacGGGAGCAGTGGGCCACAAAATTGGAGGAAATGATGGAACCATGCttaagcacatacacacacactggttgaGTCACGGACAATGGGGAGGGAAAACGGGAGGCCTCAATTGCCTCACAAATGGTGTTTCTATAAGACAATTTAAGGTGTCCCCTGCCTTCCCTGTCAAAgctcagattttttttatgatcgtGATTTCTTGTGGTCTATTTCTTATTTACttcgctcgtttttttttttgggaaagagCCCTCGCCAGGCCTCACCAATTGCTTGGGTGACGGACCGGTGAGTGAGCCGGAAAAGTGAGACATTAAAACGCGATTAACTGTCCAACGACATTTTTGAACAGCACAAGAACACATTTCCTCGCTCGTACACTTCCAGGTCGAAGAGCGTAAAAGGTTCAGTTCATTTTGGAGGAAGGTGTTTGAAGCATTGAAGACCTCAAGGGGTACACATCAGAGTAGGCTAGAGTGATCACAGACAGGGGCCTGCTGCACTTTGCTGCTACAAATCAAAAGCTATTCGAGCCTCTAATTGACTGTCAAAAGCGGACTTctacatgtgtgtgttgtgttgatgataAACGAACAGTGGTTGTCGATAAGACTTACCGAACCCTCTATCCCACAAATTCACCGGCTAGCACGTGGTTTTGTTATTAGAAGTCTcagagtgtgtctgtgtgagagATTTGGAGAGTTACTGTGGGACGAAAAACGGATTCAGCAGATGTGTCGAAAACGAAACTCACCGAAGACTCGCCGAAGACTCCGAGTCTCCGAGACGGCAAAGGATGTCTTGGTGCGCGCTCTCGGAACATCACTCTacgtgtcggtgtgtgtgtgagggtggatgggtgGTTTTCTCGCACAGTCACAGGACCAACGTGTTTTCGGGTTGACTTTTTGGATGATTGCGTTCTTCCCCATTTCTCCATGGCATGCTCGAAGTAGTCGAAGAAATCCATCTCGTGCATTTTTAATGCTCGTTTGGTaatgtttgtgcaaaaaaaaaaaacaagcaagctTATGCATACTTTATTTCCATCCCTCCAAAAGCACAGGTACGCACAGCACAGTTAGGCCGTGGTGACAAACTTTAGCGTTTGGCAATCGTTCGTGTATCGGAATTGGAGAAAAAACGTGTGAAGAAAAgtttaaacataaaactaaAGCAGAGAagtagagtgtgtgtgtttgtgtgtgagtgaaaaaagtgtgtgtgtgtgagttgatCTTGAATTGAAGTGTCAAGCATGTGTCGGGAGAGGAAAGATACTGTGCGCATGCAGTTCTGTGGCGCAATTTCGTGCGTATCGCCGGTGTACAAACGTTAATTTTGAGTGTGCGTGAACGTTAAGGTGAAGCTCGTGAACGTAGTGAGACAAAGTTGTTTGAGGTTATAAAGCGCATCAATACACTCTCCAGCATCAAGTGAAGCTCTAAAGACACCTAAACACAATCCAAACAGGCGGCTCGAGCACCGTGTCCCGCTCGTGCAGCACTCCGACCAGCCGCGATGCCATCGGACACACCGCCCCCGTCCGCTACATCGGTGTCCCATCCGTCACCAGCGTCGAGCCATCACGATCCGAACGATCCGAGCGCCCCGCCCAGGGACCCGGTGGATCGATCGGGCACGGGGACGCCCGGACCCTCGGACCACCCGACCGGTGGTCACCTCGGTCACCATCAACCACCGTCGAGCTCGTCCTCGTCcagctcgtcctcgtcgtcctccaGCACGTCCTCGTCGCTCTCATCCCTCTCCCTGAAGCGCTCACTGGAGGAACCATTGACCACCGCGAAACCGTCGCCCCCTTGTTCGCCCCTCACAatggatcatcatcatcagcacaaGGCCGCCCGCCAGTCGAGAGCCGCAAGCCCGGCCGGACGTTCCACCCAGCAACAGGCGAGCCCAAGCGCCCCCGGAACCGGCGGCTCTTcctccggtggtggtggtggtggacagCAGTTCTGTCTGCGCTGGAACAACTACCAGACCAACCTGACGAGCGTGTTCGATCAGCTGCTGCAGAGCGAATCGTTCGTCGACGTCACGCTCGCCTGCGACGGCCAGTCGATGAAGGCGCACAAGATGGTGCTGTCCGCCTGCAGCCCCTACTTCCAGACGCTGTTCTTCGACAACCCCTGCCAGCACCCGATCGTGATCATGCGCGACGTTAGCTGGGCCGAGCTGAAGGCGATCGTGGAGTTTATGTACAAGGGCGAGATCAACGTGAGCCAGGACCAGATCGGGCCGCTGCTGAAGGTGGCCGAGATGCTGAAGATACGCGGGCTGGCCGATGTGAGCGGCGATGCGGGCGAGACGACGGGCAGCCGGGCCGAGCGGGAAGCGGCCGGTAGTCGTGGCCCCGAGGAGCTGGATCGCGACGAGCACAGCAAGCTACTGAATCCGCTGGCGATCGTCGGAAGCTCGCTGCTGGCCAATGGTGCGGCTTCGGCAGCAATGGCGGGCGGCAATGGGGCAAACAGTACGGCCACGAGCGGATCGGCCGCCGTACaggcggctgcggcggctgcGGCCGCGAAGAAGCAGCGATCCGGCCGCGATCGCGACACGACCAAAGAGCACCGGATGGACGCACGGCTGACCGAGTTCGCGCGCGACCTTTCGCGGGCCGATCCGCACATCTCGTCACGCGACATTAGCAGCGTGGCGGCGGCAGCTGCGGCGGCTGCCGCGGCCGCTGCCGGGCTAGCGGTAGGCGAGTGGCCGCTCGGAGCGGCCGGGCTCgaggcggcagcagcggccgccGTTCAGGCCTCCACGCCCAAGAGTGCACGCAAGCGCCGGTGGCCCTCGGGCGAGCGGAGCAGCATCGGCAGCCCGGCTGACAGTACGCCGGACCAGTTGGAGGTACCGTCGCCGATACCGCCCACCCCGTCCAGCCTGGCACAGTCGAGTGGTGGAggcggaggtggtggtggtggtggtggcggtggaggaggaagtggtggtggtgggtcgAGCAATCCGCTCGCATCGTTCCCGCTGCCGCCGGCACTGGATACGGCCGCGATGGCGATGTCGTCGCTGTCGTCCTCGATCGCGAACCATCCGGACGACATGGAGATCAAGCCGGGCATCGCGGAGATGATACGCGAGGAAGAAAGGGTAAGTTTGCGGGATAATTTCAGTAAGGACTGGGTGCGTTGAAGAAACTGATAGGCAATTTCGGTTGTTTTCCATTGGAGTTTGCCTTCAATTTCCtcacttttcacacaaatGTCCACCTCAACCTTACTGCCAACTCAAACTTAATATTTGCTCCAAGAATAAAACATACTTCCCCGTGCACCAGCGTAATGCCATCGATTGCTGGTAGAGTGGGGGCCTTCTACCTTTTAAGTAGAATTTATTCGCCTGCTTCCGTCCCTCGCTTCacattccaccaccaccacccggccAAGCACTTATGGTCGGATGGAAACTAGCTCAAGCACTAGCACTAGCACCCTCCCACCACCAGACGCTTAACTTATGACAGTCGTCGGGAGCAATATGTGGCCGCGATGAAAACTGCCATTAGAAACTGGGAACTCGGTTCCCATTCTTCCTCCCTGCTGCACTCCCTTCTGCTTGGGATGGCGAGGGTGCATTTAAACCATCCGGTCCTATTTCTGGCTTTATTCTTGAGGctatatttcatttaaaaatagcAGCCACTGTGTCGTTTGCCCGTCTGTGTGTGGTTGCTGGAAGTATGTACCGTATGCTCTTGCCAGCGGATGCAGCTCGGGCAATGAATGTAGTTTTGCGGTGCGAGGGCTGTGACCACCAACGCTCACTCAACACGATCGATCGGGACTTTGCAATTGGTCCCGGCAGCATTGATTTGATTAATTCTAAATGCGCTACTTTAATAAGTCTTTATAAGGCCGTGCTGGAGAAGTTGACCTATATCCGTTTTGGGGGGGAAAGAGAGATAGGGCATTAGGATGCATCAATTCAATGTAGTGACATCAAGCGCATGCAATTCTTGATGTCAATTTACCTTTTTCGCTGAAGTGCAGTGTACCAAGCACGAAgacgatcatgatgatgatcatgccCCAGGGATGATTTCTTCTTTCCGTTCGGAAAGCATATGTTCTTTCATttctaaacaaaacaagcgGCCTTTAGAGTTCAGAGTTTCATTCTGAAAAAGGGGTGAAGGCGTGTAAAATAAAAGGGGGAAGCTAAAAGCAAAGTGGCTCGCCGCTCCATTTAAGGGTGGAGAATGAAAGAGACGAGCCGCAGCGTTAGCTGGATGGAggaggaaaattaaatatatataatattagtgtgctgagtgtgtgtgtgtttgtgagtgctttttttctatgttttccTGTTCTCTCGTATCCTCTTTGCCTTTCCCCCCGTTCCCATCCCATCGGCGTTTGCGAGAAAGTGAAACGAGAGCGTTAAACCGTGCGGAACATTTACGGGCAAACGGCAGCGcgacacaaaacaacacccaCGACCGCGTGTTGTGACGAGCCgcgtctctcgctctcttgcgCGCACGATGCAGACCAATATCAATAACGTCTTATGCCAAGGGAGGTCATTACACGCTTGCTTTAAACAATATCCGCGCTCCGTACCACAACCCTCCAGCGTGCCCCGCGAAGCCGTATACGcaacgaaaagaaaactgtCCCGTTGGAGTGGGCGAACgcacattaaaataaataaaatgtgtaCATTTCTACTTTATACTCTTGCCCTGTCGTCTCTCCGTCCACCTCCCCGCTTCCACTACCGGCCCCGACGAGCGGCCTcgtaaaaaatcataaaaataataacactaATATAAATACTCCGCTGTTTGGAGTGGCGCAAAGCCGGAGTCGCGCTCCGGTCTTTGGTTGTGGAGAAGATGTGAAGCTCCATGAAGGGGGAAACAGGGAGTGGAAagagaaccacacacacacacgcgcagttTGGCAAATGAACCAAATACAGGGTGACGTAGCGTTGTCTTGCGgttaaattgtattttattaatttatcgtACAATAACTTTGGTGATTAAAGCAACTCCGACAGCCAGGGACAAGCTGTGAGGGGGAAGAAATCGAAAGATTTGGTTTAAAT contains:
- the LOC120897012 gene encoding protein bric-a-brac 1-like isoform X3 yields the protein MPSDTPPPSATSVSHPSPASSHHDPNDPSAPPRDPVDRSGTGTPGPSDHPTGGHLGHHQPPSSSSSSSSSSSSSSTSSSLSSLSLKRSLEEPLTTAKPSPPCSPLTMDHHHQHKAARQSRAASPAGRSTQQQASPSAPGTGGSSSGGGGGGQQFCLRWNNYQTNLTSVFDQLLQSESFVDVTLACDGQSMKAHKMVLSACSPYFQTLFFDNPCQHPIVIMRDVSWAELKAIVEFMYKGEINVSQDQIGPLLKVAEMLKIRGLADVSGDAGETTGSRAEREAAGSRGPEELDRDEHSKLLNPLAIVGSSLLANGAASAAMAGGNGANSTATSGSAAVQAAAAAAAAKKQRSGRDRDTTKEHRMDARLTEFARDLSRADPHISSRDISSVAAAAAAAAAAAAGLAVGEWPLGAAGLEAAAAAAVQASTPKSARKRRWPSGERSSIGSPADSTPDQLEVPSPIPPTPSSLAQSSGGGGGGGGGGGGGGGSGGGGSSNPLASFPLPPALDTAAMAMSSLSSSIANHPDDMEIKPGIAEMIREEERAKLLENSQAWLGASTSSIAAESYQYQLQSMWQKCWNSQNLIHHLRFRERGPLKSWRPETMAEAIFSVLKEGLSLSQAARKYDIPYPTFVLYANRVHNMLGPSIDGGTDLRPKGRGRPQRILLGIWPDDHIKGVIKSVVFRDAKEMKEEPMMYGRHS
- the LOC120897012 gene encoding protein bric-a-brac 2-like isoform X4 translates to MPSDTPPPSATSVSHPSPASSHHDPNDPSAPPRDPVDRSGTGTPGPSDHPTGGHLGHHQPPSSSSSSSSSSSSSSTSSSLSSLSLKRSLEEPLTTAKPSPPCSPLTMDHHHQHKAARQSRAASPAGRSTQQQASPSAPGTGGSSSGGGGGGQQFCLRWNNYQTNLTSVFDQLLQSESFVDVTLACDGQSMKAHKMVLSACSPYFQTLFFDNPCQHPIVIMRDVSWAELKAIVEFMYKGEINVSQDQIGPLLKVAEMLKIRGLADVSGDAGETTGSRAEREAAGSRGPEELDRDEHSKLLNPLAIVGSSLLANGAASAAMAGGNGANSTATSGSAAVQAAAAAAAAKKQRSGRDRDTTKEHRMDARLTEFARDLSRADPHISSRDISSVAAAAAAAAAAAAGLAVGEWPLGAAGLEAAAAAAVQASTPKSARKRRWPSGERSSIGSPADSTPDQLEVPSPIPPTPSSLAQSSGGGGGGGGGGGGGGGSGGGGSSNPLASFPLPPALDTAAMAMSSLSSSIANHPDDMEIKPGIAEMIREEERVCTG